The proteins below come from a single Papaver somniferum cultivar HN1 chromosome 11, ASM357369v1, whole genome shotgun sequence genomic window:
- the LOC113320715 gene encoding uncharacterized protein LOC113320715, with amino-acid sequence MGTDTEAPKGDIAVVSSRVKWRIENFSKLSKMHFSDTFSVGCHKWRLLMYPKGAIEGNLSLYLCAVGFSNFPFVEFYLEVINQFDNSYTVRKGAHYKFTALDRARGFTSLMPLNELNGPRKGYIVEDSCIVEAEISMPGVPDYHIPTSLEVHNGNSMEVELSVEALAEVVTPTEDILPVGVMEAVAEVKVSGAAKQDEFPGAGRLYEEGRYCKEVVLDEKYEEVGGFRVLKTQASLYKEIWLNYGHIASTQVLKDLYSSQVAIVTEIMTCIVDMYWYRLEEVSSEMIDTWDKKIQVAEKLEFNISWLRERLEDIKIKFAGEKKLQDTLMEQDQAKSQVLEAEQQLVLANERLNMAKERLFGLETKTSPLLMERQNFLRKCGGRLLLFDGDTSVPLAMAPVEKDATPTEQPIDNSNSETVPLVMAPVEKVATRIEEPTDNSNSETVPLVMAPVEKVATPIEEPIDNSNSETVPCTGIEASIPRRTRTLTTSISPANESKRNSSGDGAGGGNGQHSEKKPKASKDGCAVTLQSISYSPMPSRGSLSPKNMSPANEPKRKSSGDGAGGGNGQHLEKKPKAATSQSISGSPMPSRGSLSPETTSTPNAKQLFTEDEIMTALLQQPIMTTRDLVGKFRSRLNTPEDKLAFSEVMRGICKIQTKENGTRYVMLMK; translated from the exons ATGGGCACTGACACTGAGGCTCCAAAAGGAGACATTGCTGTTGTATCTTCAAGAGTGAAGTGGAGGATTGAGAACTTTTCTAAGTTGAGCAAGATGCATTTTTCGGATACATTCTCTGTTGGTTGTCATAAATG GCGGTTGCTAATGTATCCTAAAGGAGCAATTGAGGGAAACTTATCGCTTTACCTTTGTGCTGTGGGCTTCTCCAATTTCCCTTTTGTAGAATTCTATTTGGAAGTGATTAACCAATTTGATAATAGCTATACAGTCAGAAAAG GTGCGCATTACAAGTTCACTGCACTAGATCGTGCTCGGGGTTTCACATCTTTGATGCCTCTTAATGAACTCAATGGCCCCCGTAAAGGATACATTGTGGAAGATAGTTGCATAGTTGAAGCTGAGATTTCTATGCCTGGAGTTCCTGATTATCATATACCAACTTCTTTGGAG GTGCACAATGGTAACTCAATGGAAGTAGAACTGAGTGTAGAGGCGCTCGCTGAAGTTGTGACGCCTACAGAAGATATCCTCCCAGTTGGGGTAATGGAAGCTGTAGCTGAGGTCAAAGTTTCTGGTGCAGCAAAACAAGATGAGTTTCCAGGTGCTGGCCGACTATATGAAGAAGGTAGATACTGCAAAGAAGTTGTTCTGGATGAGAAATATGAAGAAGTTGGAGGCTTCAGGGTACTGAAAACACAAGCGTCGCTGTATAAAGAGATCTGGTTGAACTATGGGCACATTGCTTCAACCCAAGTTCTTAAGGATTTATATTCTTCCCAGGTAGCCATTGTCACTGAAATAATGACTTGTATTGTGGATATGTATTGGTACCGTCTCGAGGAGGTTTCTTCAGAAATGATCGACACGTGGGATAAGAAGATACAAGTAGCAGAGAAACTTGAATTCAACATCAGTTGGCTTCGTGAGCGCTTAGAAGATATTAAGATAAAATTTGCTGGGGAGAAAAAGCTTCAGGACACATTAATGGAACAGGATCAGGCAAAGTCACAAGTTCTCGAGGCTGAGCAGCAGTTGGTCTTAGCAAATGAAAGGTTGAATATGGCAAAAGAGCGACTTTTCGGCTTGGAAACTAAGACTTCTCCCTTACTTATGGAGAGACAAAATTTTCTAAGAAAATGTGGCGGTCGTTTGCTGCTTTTTGATGGCGACACGAGCGTGCCACTTGCCATGGCTCCAGTGGAAAAGGATGCAACGCCGACAGAACAACCTATTGATAACAGCAACTCAGAGACAGTGCCTCTTGTCATGGCTCCAGTGGAAAAGGTTGCAACGCGGATAGAAGAACCTACTGATAACAGCAACTCAGAGACAGTGCCACTTGTCATGGCTCCAGTGGAAAAGGTTGCAACACCGATAGAAGAACCTATTGATAACAGCAACTCAGAGACAGTGCCTTGTACAGGAATTGAAGCATCAATTCCTCGAAGAACAAGAACCTTGACTACATCCATATCACCAGCTAATGAATCAAAGAGAAACTCATCTGGTGATGGTGCAGGTGGTGGTAATGGTCAACATTCGGAAAAAAAACCAAAAGCTTCAAAAGATGGGTGTGCAGTTACATTACAAAGTATTAGCTACTCTCCCATGCCTTCAAGAGGTTCATTGTCACCAAAAAACATGTCACCAGCTAATGAACCAAAGAGAAAATCATCTGGTGATGGTGCAGGTGGTGGTAATGGTCAACATTTGGAAAAGAAACCAAAAGCTGCTACATCACAAAGTATTAGCGGCTCTCCCATGCCTTCAAGAGGTTCATTGTCACCAGAAACCACCTCAACACCAAATGCTAAGCAGCTATTTACAGAGGATGAAATTATGACTGCGTTGTTGCAGCAGCCTATTATGACAACCCGAGATCTCGTTGGCAAGTTCAGATCAAGACTGA